In Eucalyptus grandis isolate ANBG69807.140 chromosome 4, ASM1654582v1, whole genome shotgun sequence, the following proteins share a genomic window:
- the LOC104415068 gene encoding uncharacterized protein LOC104415068 produces MVGDYASAGFKITLTSSTAYRLPVGIYWRGRDLNAAVIALKGSQEQRIQNWVEDLYWKQLDINYPGISVAMVHQWIYYAYHNTKMQLGTMDAVKRAKDLYGDINIMVTGHSIDGLWHPFGDLILWLYDIGFGSLVYEVKKVCDGSGEDPMCSRPACSRECQSLITRNTYGRLIKVCFCILVTGNSITDHLLYYGVELMAETWGLCKIIMDPRLKEYGSENKGNLMLLRNPSASALRLHLIS; encoded by the exons ATGGTGGGGGATTATGCATCTGCT GGGTTCAAAATCACGTTGACATCCAGCACTGCTTATAG ATTACCTGTAGGCATATATTGGAGAGGCCGGGACCTTAATGCTGCAGTTATAGCTCTGAAAGGTTCTCAAGAACAAAG GATACAGAATTGGGTTGAAGATCTCTACTGGAAACAGCTCGACATAAACTACCCTGGCATTTCTGTTGCCATG GTTCATCAGTGGATTTATTATGCTTATCACAACACGAAAATGCAACTTGGTACTATGGATGCTGTTAAAAGAGCCAAGGATTTATATGGAGACATCAACATCATGGTGACAGGGCATTCTATTGATGGGCTATGGCATCCTTTTGGGGACTTGATCTTGTG GCTGTATGATATTGGATTTGGTAGTCTGGTTTATGAGGTCAAGAAAGTTTGTGATGGCTCTGGAGAAGATCCAATGTGCAGCAG ACCAGCCTGTTCAAGAGAATGCCAGTCCTTGATTACCAGAAACACCTACGGACGACTAATCAAAGTGTGTTTCTGCATCTTGGTAACTGGTAACAGCATCACGGACCATTTACTCTACTATGGTGTGGAATTAATGGCGGAGACATGGGGATTGTGCAAAATCATCATGGACCCACGATTGAAGGAATATGGAAGTGAAAACAAAGGAAACCTTATGCTTTTGAGGAATCCTTCTGCTTCTGCATTGAGGCT GCACCTAATTTCTTGA
- the LOC120292974 gene encoding uncharacterized protein LOC120292974 has translation MATSSEYDYEVFLSFRGPDSRAGFTDFLYTNLKDVGICTFRDDEELRVGEEFAPELLQAINQSKISIPIFSKGYASSVWCLKELVQMVSCQKAGRQKIMPIFYDVAPSEVRHQTGGYGEALDLHKKKQRYDKETISQWEACSQCNWEHKRMGLAWKEGEQGQKEVEALCLKFDHERRYHFTYEDFKSLSNLRFLEVDDSKGNFGAEETLLWHWHELPSNVLPTNVFQENLDLLPQLRWLSWHNISPMFNITNFSMEDLVILDLSKSRIRHDLEGVELHEGTFYSRQHLLFRLIRFKSNLCMILLL, from the exons ATGGCTACTTCATCAGAATATGATTATGAAGTATTCTTAAGCTTTAGAGGACCTGATTCTCGAGCAGGTTTTACTGACTTCCTTTATACTAATCTTAAAGATGTGGGAATCTGTACATTTAGGGACGACGAAGAGCTCCGCGTTGGGGAAGAGTTTGCCCCAGAACTTCTCCAAGCAATTAATCAATCGAAGATCTCAATACCTATCTTTTCGAAAGGTTACGCCTCTAGCGTGTGGTGTCTCAAGGAGCTAGTCCAAATGGTCTCGTGCCAAAAAGCTGGAAGACAAAAGATCatgcccattttttatgatgtggCACCTTCAGAGGTTCGACACCAAACTGGGGGTTATGGAGAGGCCCTTgatttacataaaaagaagcaACGATATGACAAAGAGACTATAAGTCAATGGGAGGCTTGCTCTCAATGCAATTGGGAACATAAAAGGATGGGACTTGCATGGAAAGAAGGAGAACAG GGACAAAAGGAAGTTGAAGCTCTTTGTCTCAAATTTGACCATGAGCGACGGTATCATTTTACCTATGAGGACTTTAAGAGCCTATCAAATCTAAGGTTCCTTGAAGTTGATGATTCGAAGGGAAATTTTGGTGCAGAGGAGACACTTCTTTGGCACTGGCATGAATTGCCATCAAATGTTCTTCCAACAAATGTTTTCCAAGAGAATTTAGATCTTCTTCCACAATTACGGTGGCTTTCTTGGCATAATATTTCCCCAATGTTTAACATAACAAATTTCTCCATGGAGGATCTGGTTATTCTTGATCTATCTAAGAGTAGAATTAGGCATGACTTGGAAGGGGTGGAGTTACATGAAGGTACGTTTTATAGTAGACAACACTTATTATTTCGTCTTATTAGATTCAAAAGTAATCTTTGCATGATTCTTCTTTTATAG